Proteins from a single region of Psychrobacter cryohalolentis K5:
- a CDS encoding pyridoxal phosphate-dependent aminotransferase: MQNNKCLELNANENSLGMSASAKQAITDSLGAGFRYPDNPRAALISKIATIHGVAENQISLGNGSTENIRATLQMLQYKALKEGRQFQMVIPVPTFDCAEMYANAIGVPVVKIPLTTENYDYDFDELQKAADDFDGISLLYICNPNNPTGIITSTSRLKAWVSNAPDNHYFLLDQAYLEYVSDASFESGIEWVKQGLSDKLIVIHTFSKLCALAGMRVGYAISNPQAIETVEAFMSMDNTNLSGAVAAIATLNDAEFLALSLRNTNQSRQMIETVLDDLGLRYLPSQTNFIFHEIKGDLKTYIDRMRDHGIKVGREFPPVTGFNRLTLGTPDEMAAFIKVLKLFREKDWV, encoded by the coding sequence ATGCAAAATAATAAATGCTTAGAATTAAATGCGAATGAAAACTCACTAGGCATGTCAGCTTCTGCCAAACAAGCCATTACAGACTCTTTAGGTGCAGGCTTCCGTTATCCAGATAACCCACGTGCGGCACTCATTAGCAAAATTGCCACCATCCATGGCGTGGCAGAAAACCAAATCTCATTAGGCAATGGCTCGACTGAAAATATTCGAGCTACCTTACAAATGCTGCAATATAAAGCTCTAAAAGAGGGCAGGCAGTTTCAAATGGTGATCCCTGTTCCCACTTTTGATTGCGCAGAGATGTATGCAAATGCAATTGGCGTGCCCGTCGTCAAGATACCGTTAACCACTGAAAACTATGATTATGATTTTGACGAACTACAAAAAGCAGCTGACGATTTTGATGGCATAAGCCTACTTTACATTTGTAATCCAAACAACCCAACTGGAATCATTACTTCAACTTCAAGGCTTAAAGCTTGGGTAAGTAATGCACCAGACAACCATTACTTTTTATTAGATCAAGCGTACTTGGAGTACGTGTCAGACGCAAGCTTTGAGAGTGGGATTGAATGGGTAAAACAAGGGTTATCAGACAAGCTTATTGTCATTCATACTTTTTCAAAGTTATGTGCCTTAGCTGGTATGCGAGTGGGCTATGCGATTTCTAACCCGCAAGCTATTGAGACTGTCGAAGCATTTATGTCTATGGATAACACCAACTTGTCAGGTGCGGTTGCTGCTATTGCGACGTTAAATGATGCAGAGTTTTTAGCGCTAAGTTTGCGCAATACCAATCAGTCGCGTCAGATGATTGAAACAGTCTTAGACGATCTGGGACTGCGTTATTTACCCTCACAGACCAACTTTATTTTTCATGAAATAAAAGGTGATTTAAAAACATATATCGACAGAATGCGAGACCATGGCATCAAGGTTGGTCGCGAGTTCCCACCTGTTACAGGCTTCAACCGCTTAACACTTGGTACGCCTGATGAAATGGCAGCATTTATCAAAGTACTAAAGTTATTTCGTGAAAAGGACTGGGTATAA